In Gemmatimonas sp., the DNA window GGCCGGGCACGCCCGTCCGCGCCGCCGCATTCAGCGGTCCCTTCTCTGGGTTCTTCCAAGCGCCGTAGCCGGCCAGCGCCACCATCAACAGCACGAGCGCAAGCAGAGTGGAGCGAGCGAGACGACGCATGGCGGACAGGACTGAGAGGAGACGACGAGCGGATGCGGGAATATCGCGCCCGCTGGCGGCACGGTCCACTACGATGACAAGTTGGCAGATGCCGCAAACCCTCAAGTTGCGCGAGCGTCAGGTCTTGACGATGATGGCCGAAGGTCTGTCTGCCCCGGCCATCGCACAGCGCCTGTCGCTCTCGGCAGAGACGGTGCGCTGGTATATCAAGCAGCTCTATGCCGCCCTCGAGGTGTCATCGCGTGCCGAAGCCATTCGGGTGGCCATGACCCGAGGTCTGCTCGATGCGCCGGTTCAGCCGGCCGCGACGGCACCCGTGGCGCGATCAGAGATTCGCTACGCCAACAATGCCGGCGTTCATATTGCGTATCAAATCGTCGGCAGCGGTCCGGTCACGCTGCTGTTCATGCATGGCTTTGTGTCGCACCTCGATCTCGCTTGGGAGCAGCCGGAATACGCCGCCTTCTTCGAGCAGCTCGGGCGCGTAGCGCGCGTGATCCTGTTCGACAAGCGCGGGGTCGGTGTGTCCGATCGCCAAGACGGTCCAGCCACGATCGAACAAACCGTGGCCGATGCGCGATGCGTGCTCGATGCCGCCGGTGCATCGCATGCGTTCATCATGGGCACCTCGGAAGGCGGCGCCGCCGCCGTACTCCTCGCGTCGATGTATCCGGAGCGCGTGCACGGACTCATCTTGTTCGGTGTCTCGCCGTTCATTGGTGGTCACGGCACCGAGTTTCCATGGACCTCGAACGGCGACACGCAGTACCCGCTGCTCGCGCCGGTGCCGCAGCGCTGGGGCGAGACGTGGTCGCTCGACCGCTTCGCGCCGTCGCGCGCCGATCAGCTCGACTTCCGTGACTGGTGGTCTCGTCTGCTACGTGCCGCCACCAGTCCGTCCGTGATCGAAAAGGTATTGGCCAACGCCCGCGCGGTGGACATCCGCGCACTGCTGCCATCGATGACCACGCGCACACTCATCATCCATCGGATAGGTGATCGCCTCGTACCTCTGGCGGCGGGACGCTACTTCGCCGCACGGATGCCGCACGCGCGCATGGTCGAACTGCCGGGTGACGACCACGTGTACTTCATCGACAGTGACGCGCTCGCGCGCACGGTGACCGCCTACCTGCAGCAACCCGATGCCGCCACGGATGTGCGTACGTGGATCGCCATCATCCTGTGCATGACCGGCAGCGGCTCACGACTCGACGAGACCAAGCGCACGATGCTGTCGGCCCATGGGGCGCGCTTTGTGCGGCACTCGGACAGCACGTGGACGGCACTGTTTGACAGCCCCAGCACCGCGCTCCGCTGCGCGCGTGCGCTGCGCGCCCTTGGCGCTGGAAACGTCGGCGCGATGTCGCTGCACGTCGGCGCGTGCTCGGTCGCCGAGGGCGTGCCCGTGGGGGCCGCCTACAGCCGGGCGGTCGAGGCCGCGCTCGCGACAGGCCCCGGTCACATCGTCCTCACCGGCATGCTGCGCGACATCCTCGCCGGGGCGGATGTATCCGTGGCCGTGCACGCCCTGGCGTCCGGCGACCGTGACGCCCCGCCCTCTGCTATCTGGGCGCTGGTGGACTGACGGGGCACCCGCACCACCCGAAAGTCACCACCCATTCAGGTGGTGCGGACCACCCGGTCGGGTCGCGACGTTCTGGCGCACACGGCTCACCCGCGAGCCCTCACCGCGAGAACCCTATGCGATTCCCCACCTCAGTCCGAGCGTTCCTCATGATCAGTGCCACCAGCGCCGCCGTCGCCTGCAGCGACGACGCCACCGCCCCGGACCCGAGCGGCCCCGTCACCATTGCCATCGCGCAATCCCTTACGGGCCAAACCACGTCGGCCGGCGCGTTCACGATGACCGGTTCCCGCGCCGACAGCGGCAGCACCACCGAAGTCCTGACCTTCGGCGGGCCGCTCACCCAGTCGCCCGTGCCCCTGACGTACGTGCGCACCCTCACGGGCAAGCAAGGCTCACTCACCGTACGCGGCAGTGCGACGCTCACCTTCAGCAGCCAGACCGCCGCCACGCTCGCCGGCACCTGGACGGTCGAGAAGGGCACCGGCACCTACGCAAATACGACGGGAACGGGGACGATCACCGGCTCCGCCAACTTCGGTGCAACGCCGCCGACCGGCACGCTCACCTACACCGGACGACTCGACCGCTGAGTGACGCGACTTCCGCGCG includes these proteins:
- a CDS encoding alpha/beta fold hydrolase, whose product is MPQTLKLRERQVLTMMAEGLSAPAIAQRLSLSAETVRWYIKQLYAALEVSSRAEAIRVAMTRGLLDAPVQPAATAPVARSEIRYANNAGVHIAYQIVGSGPVTLLFMHGFVSHLDLAWEQPEYAAFFEQLGRVARVILFDKRGVGVSDRQDGPATIEQTVADARCVLDAAGASHAFIMGTSEGGAAAVLLASMYPERVHGLILFGVSPFIGGHGTEFPWTSNGDTQYPLLAPVPQRWGETWSLDRFAPSRADQLDFRDWWSRLLRAATSPSVIEKVLANARAVDIRALLPSMTTRTLIIHRIGDRLVPLAAGRYFAARMPHARMVELPGDDHVYFIDSDALARTVTAYLQQPDAATDVRTWIAIILCMTGSGSRLDETKRTMLSAHGARFVRHSDSTWTALFDSPSTALRCARALRALGAGNVGAMSLHVGACSVAEGVPVGAAYSRAVEAALATGPGHIVLTGMLRDILAGADVSVAVHALASGDRDAPPSAIWALVD